The DNA window ATATTCCATGGATCAGATGTTTGAAGTTGTATcagatgtagaaaattactataaatttGTTCCATGGTGTAAACAATCCATTGTATTAATGCGAGGACCTGGACATCTTAAAGCAGACTTGATTGTTGGTTTCCCCCCAATAAATGAAAGTTATACATCTCATGTTACCTTAGTAAAACCATATTTAGTGAGAgctgaatgtatggatggcaGGTTGTTTAATCACATGTTGACTTTATGGAGATTCAGTCCTGGATTAAAAAGAGAACAACAGTCTTGTGTAGtagattttcaaatatcttttgaatttaGATCAGCCCTTCATTCTCAactgtcaaatttattttttgatcaAGTTGCTAGACAAATGGAAGGCGCTTTTATTCGGGAAGCGGGAAAAAGACACGGCCCTGCTACAATGCAGCCAAAG is part of the Papilio machaon chromosome 4, ilPapMach1.1, whole genome shotgun sequence genome and encodes:
- the LOC106720252 gene encoding coenzyme Q-binding protein COQ10 homolog A, mitochondrial; its protein translation is MLFCKGYSLGLNINLLRRSLICFQGHHINRNEGNKSSIHCQCQVTGQQSRNLFNFSKPSRKREYSGRQLVGYSMDQMFEVVSDVENYYKFVPWCKQSIVLMRGPGHLKADLIVGFPPINESYTSHVTLVKPYLVRAECMDGRLFNHMLTLWRFSPGLKREQQSCVVDFQISFEFRSALHSQLSNLFFDQVARQMEGAFIREAGKRHGPATMQPKNLLLNNQTLKS